The Tripterygium wilfordii isolate XIE 37 chromosome 5, ASM1340144v1, whole genome shotgun sequence DNA segment AGGAGTAACGTAGGGTAATATAGTAAAAACAGCCGACCACGCAAAGAGTTGTTGTAAAGGTTAACGCTGAGGGCTATCCGTGAAaggcaagaaaaacaaaatttttaattgTCAATGTTGTCTGCTAAAGACATCTTACTCAACCTTAGCAACCGGGTCAAATACGATATAACCTCACAAGTCACAAAGCCCCATCTTAATTTTACaaatccaacacttcacatggACAAGTGTCATGCAGGGGCGTCCCGGGGTGGGGTTGAGTAGGGTAGTTGCCCAGGGTCCCCAAATTTTGAGGatccatattttaaaaaaaagagtagattGTCAGTACTATATTAGATATAAAAAAGATTAAATGAgttaattatattgtttatcgaaaataataatttaatgaaaaaaattgattacactaacataattaattattttacatCTAAAAATGCCACAAAATTGGTATTTAAGTAATATACaacctataattttttttcaagagtGTCCATTTTTAGAGTTCGTCTAGGTCATTGAAAACTCAGGTACGCCATTGGTGTCATGGTCCGGATTGGTCGGTTACGTTGGCGCGTCCTACCCATCTGGGGCATCGATGAAGATTCAAAGAAAtagaagcagaagaagaagtaAACCTCAACATGATTGGGATTGGGCATGTCCCGCGtagaattttatatatatatataacaattaaCAATCATATTGGAATCTCTGTACTCATCTCCCTCTCAACATTCTCTCGTCTCTTCACTCTCATTCTCCTCTCTAGTTTCTCCCTTCCATTATTCTCTCGTGAAATTGAAGATGAATTCGTCCATGATCAAGCTCTTCCTTATCTTAGGTCTTTTGGCCACATCATGCGTGTCTCAGGCTCCAGGTCCCTCTCCCACACCGACGTCAACACCACCCTCACCGACGCCTGCACCAACTACAGTTCCGCCGACGTCGACTCCATCGCCGACACCGACTTCATCACCAGCACCTGCTCCGGGCACACCTGCACCAACTCCAGCACCAACAACTGCCCCGACTCCTTCACCGACCTCGGCTCCTCCATCTGAGGCTCCCACTCCCAGCTTTACACCTCCTCCGGCACCATCACCATTCTCTCCTTCTTCCGAGCCACCGGCGGCCGAAGTTCCCAGCGGAACCTTCGCTGCTGGGTGGATAGACAGAGTCGTGATCGCCGGAACTGCTCTCGCCGGGACTTTCTTGGTTGTGACTTTGGCTTAGAGAGACTGATTCCCGATTTTGGTACCCCGATCCGGACTACATCttcagtaatttttttttctttttacacgtgtttttttttattctatattGGATTTGGACGGTTGATTATTTTTTGGGTTGACACGTGTACCGTTTGATTTTGGAAAGTGGTGGATTTTAAAGATGGGGTTGTAGATGAGATGATTTAGTTTGAATAAAACAGTTtgctattctttcttttttctttttattatgcAACTAATgtacataataataattattattattatgtgtgATTGTCATTAGCTTATCATTAACCTTGAACGACACTTCATTCCATTACCCTTACACATTGGACGACATGGGGAcataaaaaatgaaagagagGGATGGAGTTTCTCTTGTTTATGGCATTGTGGGCCATAGCGGGAGGCCTACACGATGAATTGGGCTCATTTGGCAAATCGGTTGCCAAAGCGAGATTGCTATTGATGCGTGGTGGAAAAAGTTAATTTATGAGATATGAAATAAAATGTCCTATGTTTATCATAGGTTCACAGCTACCAAACAAAGTTAAAAGTTATGAAAAGTAAGTTAATTTATAAACTGTGAAATAAAATATAAGATGTTTGATAAAACTTATAACTGACATTAGTTTATAAGTTGTGCAAAGTCTATATTAATTTCTTTGTAAGAGTCTCAAATTCAAAACCACTTGGCGATACCTTAGCTAGTTATCTCTCCAAACTTAGGATGTAAAGAATCTCGTCTAAGACCATGAGTTCGATTCTAAACTAGAGCActtattttcaagtggtttgtgATGGGTCTTAACCAAAATTTGAGTTTAATGGGCCGTTCAAAAGAAACCCTACATAGTGATTCATGGTTAAAAACTTTTCTCTAACTCAGTCAAACAGAAAAAATGTAAATTTGCAATTTTGCTTTTGATTTGAGAGAGAGGGACTAAAACGTGCAATAATGACTGAGAATTAGCTCGAATAGGGCTGTACAAAATTATTGATATAATCGAATTAATAGgtcggttattttcaaaaaaaaaattacatatttctttaaaaaattatcaaaataaccaaaatcacggtaaaaaaacattttaaaaaaatttgaccgTTTACACCTCTCTAATGTCGGCTCCTGAGTCTACTATCACTTTGGACGCTGGAGCCTTGAAGCCGTCACTTCAGTTATCCGGTACTCGATTTTATAACCTTGGACctataataattaataacacTACCCAACTTATTTGTTTCATGGACTTACTATGGgccatttttcttctcaaattcctcctctcttttttttccaatgGGCCTTTCTATCCCATTCAGTAGTGGGCTTTCTAATTTTCAGCCCAATTCTTGTTTTTTTCTGGGGCTACCTTCTCTGATTTCTaattaacaagaaaataaaatcatttatttatatcagaacaaaaaaaagaccCTGCAGATGATATGGGGACCAGTGAGAGGGCTAAAAATGACTAGTATCAGGATTCAGGGCCCAGGTTGTTAACCTGTCTGGTTTTACTGGTGGGACTGACCCACTGTGACTGAGCCTCGCTTCTCTGCGTCTTCTGAACCAAATTGGTTCGGGAAAATGGAAGCATCCAATGAACCTTTCGGATTGTGATTCCACTCACCAACCTTTACCTGTGTTAATCAATGCATACAACAGGACTGAACTTTATTTTGGAGCGTGGTTCCACCCACCATCCTTTCCCCACCTCTTTAATGCTACTTTTGGTATGACCATctctagggctgttattggtacggttactgttaccaaacacggaataccgttaccataccaattctttcggtaactcaaaaaatgttaccgttaccgttaccggaagagtcggtataccgatggtcggtatatcgatcgatcggtaatggtaaatcggtaattggtaaatttaccagttcttaaaacctatttaaaaaagagaaaaaaaaaaaaacatcaagtagcattgtgcttaatagttaTTGTATaagactacaacactttcatcttgcctacaataccaataataaaaatgatagattaatgagaaggatcattgtgctacatgtgaataagagaaaatacctatcaatcggagaaaaaaagaaaggagaattcacataacattattccaacaatctataacagaaaatctttcatttcattaatttctaatatttttagtatccgaagtgttttaaactccacagcaggaaagctaaaagaagcaagataaataaagataaaagaccataatggaaagggagaagaaaagcatgtaatcaataccaacaaagcattttgttatgtaacaaacactgctttaaagttaatgaaattgctacgagtgatatataaatgataaccctaaaaataatcaatggtctagattaaattagatcaatctaatggtcataattaaataaaactaaaactaaaaataatattaatatatatttaatatatatgacggtaatcgggaaattaaccagttttgaactttgcttaccgttaccattaccgaaatcatcagtaaatttaccgtaccgaacaattggtaacggtataccaatcttttgctattttcggtaaccaattcgtcgataatggtataccaatggataatttaccataccagtaacagccctaacCATCTCGGCCGGAACCATAGGCGTTCCTAGGGTGGGGCGATATTGTTGGAAAATGAGGGTTaactatagtttgaccattattaattgaaaactcaataataattattgaatgaaagttatgagaaattgatctttgttataaggacaataaattggagcaattagtgtgaccaaatcatttattggttgaatgtaaaaagactccaaagtgaccatgatgagcatggtggacgtagtgcaataagtgtgtgtatggaaATCCTACATTAGAAAAATATCATatggatgtgttgtttatatggatgtgttgtttataagcccAAGTGTTGTAATAAGACTTTGAACCCAAGgacacccaagcttttgtaggagtgagagactccacattatgaacttggactaaAACACGCGCGCGCGTCGGTTGGTAGGGCGAGGCGGGCGTGCGGATCAGGCCCTTCTCACCTGGTCAACCAGAGCAGTTGCAccagcccaagatatgggctggtggttgcaacCTTGCTTGGTCAAATTGCCAGCCCAAAAATCAGTGATTactcactgatttttctgggttttttgttgctaagcctcctatataaggagagccttggcagcagcttcATAAGAGagaaaacttcttcttcttctgtcattctgctgctcttcttagtctctctttcttcatttgttttaagagtgcaattctaaattggttcgtgtaagtccattagtattgaagtgctgcttactagtggtttgcggagcgttgtatcttggaaAGAGTCTGTCTGGAAAGCTTGGCACCAATGACTGGGACATTTATCTTTAAGGAGATTTGCGAATggcgtacctcgctcccacaATTCCTACCAGTTGTTtacggtttttggtattttaattttaagcatcaattattgagttcatatGTGTTAACGTTACTGTTTctgattaatgttactgttttatttctatagcttgttcaatgttcatgcaatataaatattaattggtttattgcatgttatattcCAACAGATATGAGGCGACGCTCAAGTCCCCAAatcttatatttttgaaaaaaatactaGTATTGTAGCATCCGGAACGATCATCTAACTCTCATTGTGGATAGTTCATTTCAACTTAAAAACCAATAAATATGTGTTAgttattttgtttgttgtaaGTGATTTGGTAAAAAAATTTGATTACACCAACGTAATTAGTGATTTTACATCTCATAAATATTAAAAGAGTCGTATTTATATAATATGCgacatttaattttttctttttagatgatgcttttttttagagtttgccCAAGAGTCCCTAAGACTCAATTACGTCATTGGCCGGAACCCAATGATCAATTTGATAGTCAAATGGAACGTCACATATGGATTATGTAGGGCATGTGAGACTTACATTTTTACATGGATTCATatgcgtccatctcaacatttaagATGGGTTGAACAAAGAAACTGGGATATGTAAGACCGCTGGAAAAGACAAGGGGAATGATCGGtcttctttcaagtttcaatcctGCCCGAGAAATGCATTCATGGATCTTTGAAGCCTCAAAAGCAATGATTCCATGAGCAATCATTAGTTCCAGAACTTAAAAGCCAGAGATTAGAattaagggcaaatgcaatggtgaagtggtattgggccaacaaagatgttgtcttttactgatgtggctgtattgtaaaatgtgttttgcttatgtggctgtattgggataagtgttttgctgatgtgactgtattgatatttaatgttttggtgtagttttgttgtggataatatggaggaatggaatgttgttgggttgggtggaaagagaaagtgtgtgggaagaaaaagtgtatagaaatttgtgttttgctgatgtggctgtattagaatacgtgtttgacttgactctTTGTGTAATAAAAGTgagaccgggccaacaaaaatgttgacccaataaattgtttcttattgcatttgccccaAGGATTAATCGTTACCTCAATCAGCTCTTCTTTAATTCATATGCAATATCGAGGTGAGTTTAGGGATCCCTCcacctccatctccatctccatctccatctccaggTTGGGTACTGAAAGGTCAATTTCGACACTGCCATGGGCTATAATTTTCTTACCACATGGCCAGCTGTAGCTTCTTCTTCATCAGCCCAACATTATCGAACCTGCTTTTTCTTTGCTTCATTAAAATACTTTATTTTTGATGTCCTGCAAAGGTGAAAAAAGTACAGTAAACCAGCTCAAAGTCTACCAATAATGCATGAATTGGGTCCTGTGTTTTGACCCCAAATATCTCACATAGCATTATTGCATTACCacttttttttatccaaaattatcaaaaatgacggcataatcacatcaacaatattgttcgcttttgATTCTTTGGTTCACTATACATCGGGGACGTACGATAGGCCTAAGAAAAAGCCTTTGGTTGAATATTGGAGATTTGACCCTCTCTCACAATAATATTATCTGTTATAGGATTCTAATTCACTGTGAATACATCGGATTATCCTCACGACTTGATTGATTCATTGGCCAGGCTTTATTGTATGCGAGATGCTAGAGCTTTTCTTGTAAACCAGATTGTTTGATACTCTCAAAGCCATGGCGATGTGGAGTTATGGATTTGGACAAAAATTGACATTCATTGCTAAAGGAACTGATACAAGAGACACAAAGTAAAAGGTTGTTGAGATGGTTTTTTCGAAAACTTGTTGCCCACATTTTACTTATTT contains these protein-coding regions:
- the LOC119998840 gene encoding classical arabinogalactan protein 2-like, whose amino-acid sequence is MNSSMIKLFLILGLLATSCVSQAPGPSPTPTSTPPSPTPAPTTVPPTSTPSPTPTSSPAPAPGTPAPTPAPTTAPTPSPTSAPPSEAPTPSFTPPPAPSPFSPSSEPPAAEVPSGTFAAGWIDRVVIAGTALAGTFLVVTLA